The genomic window AAAATACGACTCTTTGCCACTTGCTTTCTGCCATCAGCCATCTGCCTTCTATCCTCCTGCTCTCAAAAGAAAAACACATTCACCAGCCGCACTTATCATAATCTTACTGCACATTATAATGGTCTTTACTGGGCAAATGTAAGCTTGGATGAAGGAATTTTTAATCTCGAAAAAGCGCACAAAGACGATTACAGCAAAATACTACCGGTGTTCAAATATGCAGATGACAAAGCGGCAAAAGCAAACTATCCGCAGTTCGACAAGGCGATAGAAAAAATAAATAAAGTAATACAATATCATTCCATGCTCATCAAAGGGAAAGAGCATAACAGGTGGATTGACGAAAATTATATGACACTTGGCAAAGCTCACTTTTACAAGCGTGATTATTATGCCGCTGTAACTGTCTTTGAATATGTAGTGAAAATATTTTCTGAGAATCCTGTCAAGTATGATGCTTTTCTATGGCTGGTTCGCTCCTATAACCAGATGAACAGCGTGATAAAGACTGGTCCTATTCTCGATTTGCTGAAGCACGATAAAAATCTTCCCAAGCGTTTGCGCGATGACTATCAATCTGTGCTTTCAGATTATTATGTTCGAACTGAACAGTATAAAAAAGCAGAGGAAGCGCTCGCAAAAGCAGTTGAACTTACTAAAAAGAAAACTATTCGCGGAAGGTATTTATACATTCTCGCGCAACTTTATGAAGATGAAGGGGATTTGAAAAAAGCAACCGATTATTATTCCGGAGCAGCAAAACTTCATCCCTCCTATGAAATTGAATTCAATGCGCGGCTGGCAAAAGCAAGAACTTTTCAGGTTGATAAAGGAGCCGATACAAAAGAATTGAAAAGGGAATTGCAGAGGATGCTGAAGGATGAAAAAAACAAAGAATATCTTGATCAGGTTTATTATGCACTCGGAGATATTTCATACAGGGAAAATGATATTCCATCGGCTCTTGCCTATTTTAAATTATCAGCTCAGAGTAGCATGGCAAACACACGCCAGAAAGGAGTGAGCTATCTGCACATTGCTGATATTTATTTCGACCGGAAAGAATATAAACCTGCTCAATCGTATTATGACAGCACCATGGCTTTCTTGCCGAAAGATTATAAAAACTACGAGCAGATAAAAAATAAAAAAGAAAGTCTGACAGCGATGATAAAAAATATTTCCATCATTTCGCGCGAAGACAGCTTGCTGAAAGTTTCAGCAATGGATACTGCACAAATCGGAAAACTGATTGATGGAATTATTGCAAAACTAATTGAAGAAGAAGAAAAGAAAAAACAGGAGCAGGAAGCAAAAGGAAATACTTCAAACAGCACTTCTTTAACGAATGACAATAATCCTTGGCAGAGCGGAAATTCAAGCGGAACATGGTATTTTTACAACACCAACACGGTGAGTTTTGGTTTTGCTGAGTTTTTTAAAAAATGGGGCAACCGCACTTTGGAAGATAACTGGAGGAGAAGCAGCAAAGAAACCATTATGGCTGAAGAACAAGTTGACACTGCAAAAGAAGATACTGCTGTTAAAGGAAAAATTGCTGACAACAAAACACAAGCTTATTACATAAAGAATATTCCATTTGACGAAGATCAGAAAGTAAAATCACGCCTTAAAATCATTGATGCCTATTATATACTTGGAGGCATTTATAAAGAAGATTTGCAGAATAATCCAAAATCTGCCGAAACATTTGAAGAACTTCTCAAGCGTTATCCTGATAACAAGTACACATTGAACCTTTATTATCAATTATATCGCATTTATCTGGCAGAGAATAATCAAGGCAGAGCGAATTATTATAAAGACAAAATCCTGAATGAACATCCTGATTCAGAGTATGCGAAGATTATCAGGAACCCTGATTATCAGAAGGCGCTGCTTGCATCAAAAAATGAGATAGAAAAATTTTATGGAGAAACTTTTTATGCATATCATCAGGCGCAGTATGGAGAAGTGATTGCAATGGTGAACAAGGCAGATTCATTTTACAGCAGCAGCGATCTGATGCCTAAGTTTGCACTCTTACGTGCGTATTCTATTGGCAGAACACACGGTGAGGATGATTATGAAAAGGCACTGCAGGGAGTGATAGCGAAATATCCTAAGGATGATGCAAAAGCCAAGGCGCAGGAATTACTTGACTATATGAAAAAACTAAAAGAAGCTCCTGTGGATTCTGCTGCACTGAAAGACACAATCAAGTACATGTCTCCCTACACTTTCAAGGACAGTTCAGAACATCAATGTATCATAATTATTTCTGCAAAAAAAATTAATATCAGCGATTTCGAAATACGTATTTCAAATTTTAATTCAGAATATTTCCGTTTGTCAGATCTTTCTACAAGTCATGCACTGATGGATATGGAACATCAAATCGTGAGTGTGAAAACATTTTCCACTGCTGGAAAGGCGAAAGATTATTTTGACTTAATCAATCAGGATAGCAAAGTATTTAAAGATATTTCACCTGAAGATTACCAGATATTTCCCATATCGAGCGATAACTATGTGGTTTTTTACCAGCTGAAAAACATCAATGAGTATAGAAAATTCTTTTCCGATAATTATTATAAAAAGGAGAAATAAAAAATCTGGCTATTACTGCTTTTTCAGTTTAGGATCCATCTGCTGGGCAATCTGAAAATACTTATCTGCATTTACTTTATCTCCCATATTCTGATAGGTGATGGCAATAAAAAAATACGCTCTTGCATTATCGGGCGCATATTTAATAGCATTTTGAAAACTTACAATCGCTCCATTGAAATCTTTTATAGTTCCCAGAACACTTCCTAAATTCATGTTGGCATCAATAAAGCGCGGATCTATCTGCACTGCCTGTTGAAATTTTTCTTTTGCTTCAGAGTATTTGCCCCATTCGAAATACACCGTGCCAATATTGTTTAACGTAATAGCATCCGAAGGACTTAGTTCAGCGGCTTTATTATAATTCACTATTGCCTTCTCATAATTTTTCATTCTGTAATATGCAACGCCCATTTGCGTATAAGCACTGGCGAAAGTAGGATGAATCTTAACCGCTTTTTCCAGCTCAGCAATTCCTTCTTCATAAATCTTTTTCTTTTTCTCAGCATCAGGTTCAGCATTTGCGATAACTTTCACAAGTTCCAACCCAAGATAATAATGTGCCTTTACGCTATTTGGGATAATATTCACATCGTGCGAATAAAGAGTGTAATTATCTTTCCAGTCGGGATTACGCGAATAGGTTTTATAAGAAAAAAGAATCAGCACAACAGCAAGCGGATATAATTTCCAGTTTCCAACTTCCAGTTTTGGATTATCCTTCATGAAATATTTTATATAAAGCACCGCTATGCAAATACAGAAGCCAAGCGAAGGAAAATACATCAGTCGGTCACCCATGGATGTTCCAATAATGAGAACAAGATTCGAAAAAATAAAAATAGTAATCAGGAAAAATAATATTCCGAAAGAAATGCATTTTAATTCCTGATTCCTGCCTCCTGATTCATGATTTTCTTTGAAGGACTTGAAAAGAATAAATGCAGAATAACTTCCTATCGCCAGATAAAACAGCAATGAAATTATTGACAAGACATTTCCCATATCAACAATCGGAATCTGATTGAAAGAATAATCATAGGAAAGCGGGTGAGGGGAAATTAATTTCATAATATACAAACCAAGAATATAAAATGAGGTTCCTATATGTGTGCTGAAAGTTTTTGTTCCTGCAATAATATTATCCGCCATGGAAACGCCTGTATCGGAAAATCCCTGAAGAACAGAATGCCTGATGAGGAGATATATGACTGCAGTTCCGACAAAAAAGGAAGTAATAGAAACATTTTTTCTTATAGAAGCAGGTGTGAAAAAATGCACAGCCAATGGAAGCAAAGCGAGAAATGTGATGGAGGTTTCTTTGGAAAAGAGCGAAAGAAAATAGGTCAGCAGACTATAAGCAAGAAATTTTTTCTTTCTGTTTTCGATAAATCGAAAAACAAAAATAAAACTGCAAATAACAAAAAGGAAACAAAGCATTTCATCACGGCTTTTGATGTTTGCTACTACTTCCACATGCAATGGATGAGCGATAAACAAGAGGGAGGTGATGAATGCGAATAATTCATTTCCTCCCCCAAAGTTCCCTCCAAAAGGGGATAAGCGACAGAGGAAAAAAAATAACATCATTCCCGTAATTCCATACAAAATAATATTTACAAAATGGCTAACACCAGGTTTGTCAGGAAAATAATTCCATTCAATCGCATAGGTGGCGAGCGAGAGCGGGCGGTATAATCCATCTTTAATTGAAAGGTAGCCCTGCCGATAAGAGGTTTTGAAAATTTCAGGAATGGAGTGAATGCCCTGCCTTACAATATTGTTTTCTTTTATCGCAGAAAAATCATCCAGCACATACCCATTGGAAAGAGTGTTTGAATAAAGAAGAATTCCGAAAATGCCAATGATGAGTGCAAGTGTCAATCTGCGTTTTGTGTCTGTAGAAGATGGATGTTTATTCCCTTTATTAACAGGCGTCAGCGGGAATTTATTTTTTTGTTTCTGCTTTTGTTTCATTCCGAAACGAAAGTACGAAATTCGTATATTCGTTCTCTCAACCACGAGCAATGCCAAATAGTAAAACACTTATTCTTGATGCGCGACAAATTCAGCAGCGTATTAACAGAATCGCTTATCAGATTTACGAAAATAATTATCAAGAGAAAGAACTCATTATAGCAGGAATTACAAAGAACGGTTATACATTGGCAGAAAGAATTTCAGAAAAAGTAAAAGAAATTTCCTCCATCAAAGTAACGCTGGCTGAAATCATCGTGAATAAAAAAAATCCTCTTTCCGAAAATGTGAAAGTGAACTTGCATGAAAAAGAGTTGAAAGATAAAGTGATTATTGTGGTAGATGATGTATTGGAGTCTGGAAGAACTATGATGTATAGCATGGATCCTTTCCTCAAATATTCTGTGAAGCGACTCACTACTGTTGTGCTTGTTGACCGCGCTCACCATTCCTATCCTGTGAAAGCTGATTATGTCGGCATCTCTCTTGCCACCACTATGCAGGAACACATTTCCGTTGAACTGAATGGCGGGAAAAACGATGCTGTGTACCTGATGTGATGAATCATCACGGACATACTTACGAAAAAGAAACCCAGATTACTCTGCATGTTGAAGGAATGACCTGTGCGCATTGTGCCATGACGATTACAAAAGTTTTAGAAAACAATGCTGCTGAATATCCCAATGTAAATTACGCGACCGGAGAAGCAAGATTTTTCTTAGAGGATGAAAGCGGATTGAAAAAAATAATTGATGGAATTCAAAAAGCAGGATATAAAGTAATAAGTCAATCGGAAGTTGAAGCGCACGAGAAGGGACTTGCATC from Bacteroidota bacterium includes these protein-coding regions:
- a CDS encoding tetratricopeptide repeat protein — its product is MNFFKKIRLFATCFLPSAICLLSSCSQKKNTFTSRTYHNLTAHYNGLYWANVSLDEGIFNLEKAHKDDYSKILPVFKYADDKAAKANYPQFDKAIEKINKVIQYHSMLIKGKEHNRWIDENYMTLGKAHFYKRDYYAAVTVFEYVVKIFSENPVKYDAFLWLVRSYNQMNSVIKTGPILDLLKHDKNLPKRLRDDYQSVLSDYYVRTEQYKKAEEALAKAVELTKKKTIRGRYLYILAQLYEDEGDLKKATDYYSGAAKLHPSYEIEFNARLAKARTFQVDKGADTKELKRELQRMLKDEKNKEYLDQVYYALGDISYRENDIPSALAYFKLSAQSSMANTRQKGVSYLHIADIYFDRKEYKPAQSYYDSTMAFLPKDYKNYEQIKNKKESLTAMIKNISIISREDSLLKVSAMDTAQIGKLIDGIIAKLIEEEEKKKQEQEAKGNTSNSTSLTNDNNPWQSGNSSGTWYFYNTNTVSFGFAEFFKKWGNRTLEDNWRRSSKETIMAEEQVDTAKEDTAVKGKIADNKTQAYYIKNIPFDEDQKVKSRLKIIDAYYILGGIYKEDLQNNPKSAETFEELLKRYPDNKYTLNLYYQLYRIYLAENNQGRANYYKDKILNEHPDSEYAKIIRNPDYQKALLASKNEIEKFYGETFYAYHQAQYGEVIAMVNKADSFYSSSDLMPKFALLRAYSIGRTHGEDDYEKALQGVIAKYPKDDAKAKAQELLDYMKKLKEAPVDSAALKDTIKYMSPYTFKDSSEHQCIIIISAKKINISDFEIRISNFNSEYFRLSDLSTSHALMDMEHQIVSVKTFSTAGKAKDYFDLINQDSKVFKDISPEDYQIFPISSDNYVVFYQLKNINEYRKFFSDNYYKKEK
- a CDS encoding tetratricopeptide repeat protein, whose amino-acid sequence is MKQKQKQKNKFPLTPVNKGNKHPSSTDTKRRLTLALIIGIFGILLYSNTLSNGYVLDDFSAIKENNIVRQGIHSIPEIFKTSYRQGYLSIKDGLYRPLSLATYAIEWNYFPDKPGVSHFVNIILYGITGMMLFFFLCRLSPFGGNFGGGNELFAFITSLLFIAHPLHVEVVANIKSRDEMLCFLFVICSFIFVFRFIENRKKKFLAYSLLTYFLSLFSKETSITFLALLPLAVHFFTPASIRKNVSITSFFVGTAVIYLLIRHSVLQGFSDTGVSMADNIIAGTKTFSTHIGTSFYILGLYIMKLISPHPLSYDYSFNQIPIVDMGNVLSIISLLFYLAIGSYSAFILFKSFKENHESGGRNQELKCISFGILFFLITIFIFSNLVLIIGTSMGDRLMYFPSLGFCICIAVLYIKYFMKDNPKLEVGNWKLYPLAVVLILFSYKTYSRNPDWKDNYTLYSHDVNIIPNSVKAHYYLGLELVKVIANAEPDAEKKKKIYEEGIAELEKAVKIHPTFASAYTQMGVAYYRMKNYEKAIVNYNKAAELSPSDAITLNNIGTVYFEWGKYSEAKEKFQQAVQIDPRFIDANMNLGSVLGTIKDFNGAIVSFQNAIKYAPDNARAYFFIAITYQNMGDKVNADKYFQIAQQMDPKLKKQ
- a CDS encoding phosphoribosyltransferase; protein product: MPNSKTLILDARQIQQRINRIAYQIYENNYQEKELIIAGITKNGYTLAERISEKVKEISSIKVTLAEIIVNKKNPLSENVKVNLHEKELKDKVIIVVDDVLESGRTMMYSMDPFLKYSVKRLTTVVLVDRAHHSYPVKADYVGISLATTMQEHISVELNGGKNDAVYLM